A single Candidatus Cloacimonadota bacterium DNA region contains:
- a CDS encoding glutamate racemase produces the protein MNNPIGIFDSGVGGLTVFHSIKRALPHQDIVYFGDTARVPYGSKSQRTIIQYSLQNMIFLLQQKIELLVVACNTSSAYAIDELTKRSDIPIIGVIDPGAKKALQATENKRIGVIGTEGTIKSGSYEKALKSIDPFCTVFSKATPLLVPLVEENWIDHNVTKEIIHEYLDDFLENDLDTIIMGCTHYPVLKHVIRDVVGDSITLVDSADSIAEELMSRYGNDKETRDAQYDFYVSDNPEKFNIIGRQIVGEELYNIKKVFFTDAWVADNYEV, from the coding sequence ATGAATAATCCAATTGGTATTTTCGATTCGGGTGTTGGAGGACTGACTGTTTTCCACTCAATTAAAAGAGCATTACCTCATCAGGACATCGTCTATTTTGGCGATACTGCACGTGTGCCTTATGGTTCAAAATCCCAGCGAACGATCATACAATATTCTCTCCAAAATATGATCTTTCTTCTACAACAAAAAATAGAACTTCTCGTTGTAGCATGTAATACATCCTCTGCATATGCAATCGACGAGTTAACAAAGCGCAGCGATATTCCCATAATCGGTGTGATCGATCCTGGTGCTAAGAAAGCGCTGCAGGCAACAGAGAATAAACGCATCGGCGTTATTGGAACTGAAGGTACGATCAAGAGCGGATCCTATGAGAAGGCGTTGAAGTCAATAGATCCATTCTGCACTGTGTTCAGCAAAGCTACGCCACTATTGGTTCCGCTTGTCGAAGAAAACTGGATTGATCATAACGTAACAAAGGAGATCATACATGAATATCTTGATGATTTTCTGGAAAATGATCTCGATACGATCATCATGGGATGCACGCACTATCCTGTTCTGAAACATGTAATACGAGATGTTGTCGGAGATTCAATCACACTTGTCGATTCCGCAGATTCGATTGCTGAAGAGCTTATGTCACGATATGGTAATGATAAAGAGACTCGTGATGCTCAGTATGATTTTTATGTAAGTGATAATCCTGAGAAATTCAATATTATCGGAAGGCAGATAGTAGGCGAAGAACTTTACAATATTAAAAAAGTGTTTTTCACCGATGCCTGGGTTGCCGATAATTACGAGGTATAA